Below is a window of Electrophorus electricus isolate fEleEle1 chromosome 1, fEleEle1.pri, whole genome shotgun sequence DNA.
AAAAACGGCAACTAGTCGTCGCTACTTTTGCGTTATCTATAACGCAGAACCCCTCCCTCAACTTTAGATTTCATGCTTCAGTGAACGTTGCTTTTCGGtatattttactatttaaataACTCAATAAGACTGCAATTTCCACAATTAAAGTGTCATCAGTATCATAGAAAAGTGAGATATTTACAAAAGCATTCATAAGTCTACATAGGTCTAATGATTCAAGACAATGGATTATTAGTTTAAGTACTTTGACATTTAGACAAATTAGAATTACACTTAGTTCAGGGTCATAAAACGTGGGTAATTAAGACAGCTATTTTAAGAACTGTAACAGATTTTTAAAGAATTGTAAACAGTATTTCTCAACAGCTTCACAAAACATGATACTCTAACAACACTTGTCTAATTACTTATGTATAAACTCATATTTGACACCACAGGAATTTTACAAAGAGTACAAAGAGTGTTAACAAAATAGAGGTTGaatgaaataacaaataattctgaaaaCAAGCTCCACAGTTTTCTTTGGTTTACAGTGTATAGGGTCtaacattagaaaaaaaacaatcttcAAAGCTTAGCAGTAAAcaagagaaaaatattaaataataagcCATGTACTTGGCCTTAGTTGCTGACTGGCTGAAGCAGAGATTCAGCCGAAGTAActaaacaattaataaaaacaatggcTGGCATTAATGCAAAGCTTTCAGAAAGCCTTAAACTACTGTACCCAACAGATGATTAGTGCTTTGCAGGTATGAAATATGATACAACACCATGGGGTGctattttatgttgttttaggtGAAGTGTGCTTGCTAATATCATTGTTAGTATACGCTTAAACTGAGGCAGCTTTCTTTAAAGGGGGGGCAGAAGTAGCCTAGTGATTGTACTTGATGGGACAGTGGAAAGTCTATGTGCTGGTGGCCACATTGGTTTTCTTGTCATTGAAGAAACTCTTGAGCATGAGAACTTGGCCAAGGCTGACCACAAAGAGAATAATGGTTTCTCCAATTGACCAGAAAGACACACGTTCATTCAGGTCTTCTGCCCTGAGGCGATCTTGAGCCTCTCGCAGACGGTACCATGTCTGAGAGTCTGCCACAACCTTCAGAATCTCATGGATGGATAAGCAAGCTGATTCCATCTGTGGAAGAGGAAATAGGTTTTAAAGAGACATTTCCTGATTTATTAGTGGAGGACAAAGTGCATAAACCCTATTCTTGTGTGAAAACAGATAtcattgttaaaacatttttcaaacaaaagcaaaaagtacTCTGCTTATACTTGAGCTCAAGCATAAAAGTAGTAGAGTGGGAAGTAAGGTGTGTTACTTCGGAAAGTAGCTGAGTGAATACTTTAAATGACTGCAGATACTTTAAACAAGTTTTTAACTACACATACTGAGATTTACAAATAGATTGAATTTACAGTTTACCTTCTCTTCAAATAATCACAATCAGAATTTCTTATTTTGCTTTGACTAACAGAAgttactaaaaataaataaataaataaatcaggtgtttaaaaataaaaaagaagtaTGTGGTCTATAAGAGAAGCTCAGTATGTGTGTCTCCATGCTCTACCTGGGTAAGTGCTGTTGCCCTGTTCATGTCAGGCAGTAATGGGGTATCTTCTCCAGCTCGGAAGTCTAAATACACAGTTTTATGAGAGAAGGTAGAGAACTCATTGCTGAAGCAGACTTTGTAAACACCCTTTAGAGCTGCTGTGTGACTGAAACTGTCATACTGCTTCCTCTGTTCTTCATACAGGACATTATTCATTGGGTCTGTCACAAAGCAGTCAACATCATAGTTCCCTCCAGCAATAACCTGCAATATAAAATAGATTAAGATCCATTCATGAACAGTTTTTCAAGGGTTAAAGGAAAGTCTAAGTCTTTCTAGGTTGCACCTGGGACACTATCAACTGCACTCTCAACCTATGTTCCCAAGTTGCATTTGTAGTGCTTCTTTGCCACTCTTCTTGCTACCTCATTCCCAGAATCTGCAACTCAGTCATGTGCTATCAATGTGAATATGCACATCTTGACATTTAATACATAAAAACCTTGCCCCCTCACAACCAGAAATTGTGAACGTCTTCAGATTATTATCTTGCATATTAGTGCAGATTATATGAAACATGTCCCTTGGCATCACATAAGGGAAAGAGAATGGCCCATGTAAATACTTAATGCAAGGGAAAATGTGTCTATCTGGGATGGTATTACTTTGCAGGTAACATAGCTAAACAATGAAAGTTGgtttaaagaagaagaaaaaaaggtgtACAGTATTAGAGTTAAAAGGGTATGTTTTTGACAGCTGCAAAGTGACATAGCAATGCACATGCAATTTCTGGTTCGAggttaattaaaatattacattctTACTACATAATACATGCTCATTTTGGTTaagaattaaattaataaattaaaacgcttttaaatatttaatccaCTTTAATCCACCTTACTTGAAAGTCGATATCAAACTTGGCTCCCTCTTCTAAGTCCTCGTAAAAACATTGTTTCTCATTATCAGGTAATTCAAAGGTCAGTTCAGTGCCACCGATCAAAGCTGCGTACAGTGTCACAATTAACAATCCCACGCGCTGCATGTTGCTTCAGGTGAGCAAAGACCAATActataaattacataaaatatgaGGTAGTTGAATCAACGCCAACAATACTAAAGAAGACATAAATCTGACAACCTTTAAGGACACGCGAATCAACACTGACGTGGCATGAGGACAGGGATATTTCCGGGTTATTTCACGTTTGGGTTTCAAGTTAAAACTAGATAGGCGGTTCAACCATTATTGTGCGGGGGGATCTGGTTGGGGTAACTAACTTTCATATGAATATTTCTTTTCTAAGTCACAATACACTTTTGTATCTGGAAATaggaacaataacaaaacatgtGGTTTCCGAATAATGCTGGTTTTGCCAATTGTAGCTCCAGAGAAACTTTATAATGTTGTAAACCTTATTGTGGGCAAATGCCTATTTTTATAATTACAACGCGGGTCTTCATAATTCGACCATCTTGTCTCGGATGCtaagcttttattttggtgtaTTTTGATAGTGAGGGAATGAACCCGGAAAAAGGAGTAGTATCCAGATGCAGACCCGCACTACCGCACTTTCAGACCCTCACTTTCAGACCCGCACGATCAGCTCCTTACAACTACGCATCTAGTGGTACATTTCAGAATTGCAGTCACAATTTCCTGGCGTTACGAGACAATTTGAATGTAATATATTTGAGGGTTTTTTAAATACCAAAGTGGATATTATTTGCTTTCAAGTGGGTCGACAGTTTAATTTTACTGTAacatttttgggtttttttagtACTAAAGTctatacagtatgtaatacGCAATAACAAGTGGGGCGGTAGTTTTGTACGAGGAAGAATTGGTTAACCTGGCTTACCGTCACGTGGTTTATGGTTCACGTGGGACCAACAATACTGATGTCATTAGCTGCTGTCACTTGTTAGGTTGTTCTTCGAAGCAGCAGTCAACATTTTAAGGGCTTAAGAAGTGTGCTAGTTATTTTCGAAGTTGTTAACGGGGGAAAACATACTCCCTCCGTaggcaacaaaacaaaaatagcttGGTCAAACAAGCTGGCTAGCTAAAAGTAATAGCTACATTGTAATGATGCAGAACTACGTGAAAATAGTGCAAGAGTTCGTGGAAGAACAACGTGTAGGGATCGCATGTGCTCTTGTCGCAGGTAGCTAAAGTGTTCACTAACCTTTATTCTAATAGCCAATTATAACACTTTATCAGGTTATGTCAGAATATTTGTACAGTTAATTTTTGGCAGTCTTAAATGTGGTGCAGACGCGACATAGTTAACTTGCTAGTATTTGATTAATTGTGACGAGCAAGGAACTTATCCAGTCCCTAAATTCATTCATACGCTACAAGGTTACGAGTAATATGTGTGTTAGCCTCTCGTTGTGGggtatataatacataataatccACATTATGCACTGTTGCTGTTTGCGCTGAACCTAACTCAGTCGACAAATATACGGTTAAAAAGGAGCTCCTTcaccaaaaataatttaaggGTTAAAAACTAAACGATAATGCCCACCTCTCCTAGTAATTAGTTTTAATTATACTGAGTCTGACAAACTTTTAGATTTTGAAACATACATATGCAGTCAGCctgaaaataacagaaatggaCTTATTTTAACCATCTGGTTATGATGTGCATTGTGAAACTCTTACAGAAGAGTGCTGGATCAAGTGAATTAGTTCACTGAATTAATGAAATTTTGAAAAGTGGGTATATATTTCATGACCCAGACTTTCTCAATGAGATTAGTCATATATGTTATTTTCTTGAGTAATCTGTTGCTTGAAATTTTGCATTGTAGATCAACTTGGTAACTCTGAACTTTGAAAAGTAGACACCGGCACAAGtagtacattttcaaatataaaaatgctaataaaagtaatttgtaagtgtgtgtgactgttctCCGAACTCTAGGTGTTGGCGTTTTGGCACTGCAGAGATGGAAGGCTGGTGGAGTTTGTCGAAGCAAAGCTTGCTTGAATGGCAAAACAGTGCTGATCACAGGAGCCAACACAGGGATCGGAAAAGAGACAGCAGTGGACATAGCCAAAAGAGGTGAGCTTGTCATAAGAAAGGCGATAAAAGCATCTGAATTGTGAGATCTGCTTACTCTTCAGTATTTCACATAAATTCTTAACTAGTGTATCTATTAGACTGTAAGCCTGTTAGGCTTGGTTATGTTAGTTAATATTGTAACTGATTATATTACTAaccaaataatttttaaaaaggcatagTTTTCAAACTGCGTAACCAAAGTGTACTTACTTCTTGTTTGTTAAATGGagtggaatattttaatattagaaGCTATTTAAAAACCATTATAGCCAAAGGAACAGTTATTACAGAAAATACTGTTTTCTTTACCTGTGATTATCTGTATTCATTTCAAGAACAAAAAGATCAAAGATCAAATTCAAAGATTATCAATGTTAGAGTGGACATTAATCTAATGGTTATATGGTCTATAGTTGAGACTATATAaacagtgccagtgtttctTGAATCCTGTCTTTGAGGCACTCAGCaatgtttttagtgttttacatatcaaacacacaaatccactAATCAGTTAATAGTGACACCAGACAAAGAGACCGCCTACTTActactcctaaccctaaccccaaatTGGTCAGGTGCTAGAGTGATCCTGGCCTGCCGAGACTTAGACAGAGCGCATGCTGCAGCAGAGGATATCAGGAAGAGAAGTGGAAACAATGATGTGGTAGTGAAGAAGCTGGAACTGGCCTCCCTGCAGAGCGTGAGAGCTCTGGCCAAAGACATCCATGAGCACGAAGATAGACTGGATATCCTCATTAATAATGCAGGTGATGTTAACTAGGATCTAAGCTGTTACCAACCTTgtgcttttcttcatttctgaAATCTTCCATATAGAGGGTGGCAGTCCTGACCAGGTGCAGATGATTTGATACAGCTCGTGCAGTCCAGGTTTCTGTCTCCAGTCTTGTGGGTTGATCTTTGTGTCAAGGTGGAGTGACTCAACTGGAAGAATTAgaatgattttgtttgtttgtttgttttgcatgtagGGATAATGATGTGCCCCAAATGGAAAACTGAAGATGGCTTTGAGATGCAGTTTGGAGTGAATCACCTGGGACATTTTCTGCTGACCAATCTCCTGTTGGACAAGCTGAAAAAATCTGCCCCTAGCCGGATTGTCAATGTTTCCAGTTGCGCCCATGAGAAAGGTGTGAGCTACATTGATGTCCAAGAACTGCATATTTTTAACAAAGCTTTCTGCTTTGGCTTGATCTTATTGCATTCTGTTTGCTGAATGTTTGATGCTTATTAGGCGCTTTGTTTCATTCTTAGGGCAGATTTATTTTGATGACATAAACCTGGACAAAGACTATGATCCATTAAAGAGCTATCAGCAGAGCAAGCTGGCTAATGTTTTGTTCAGCCGTGAGCTGGCAGCACGACTGAAGGGTGAGCTGATATTTACACTCATGTCCACACACATTCTTGTACCCCTccatgctcacatgcacacatccttCCAGTCTACATAGCATATGTGCATGAGGATTGGTGTCGCCCGCAggtacaggtgtatgtgtgtattctctACATCCCGGGGTTGTTAACACTGAGCTGGGCCGGTATCTTTTCTCAACCATGGCTCTGTGGAAGATCATCTTGTTCAAGCCTTTGTTCTTGATTTTAAAATCTCCATGGCAGGGTGCCCAGACTACCATCTACTGTGCAGTGGATGAGGGCCTTCAGAACACCACAGGTCTCTACTACAGGTTAGTGGATATACAAGTCAATCTCTGATGGTTTTCTGTTTAAACTGCTgactttataaatatttagttCTAGTGGGCATCAAAAATGTGCTACAATGATCATATATAacttttttatgcattttgagaaaaaaattgctttatttttttaaatgtagtttggttttctatttttaaacatgatgAATTCACAAGCACCACATAGGCCACCTGACCTTGGGGAAAGCCACATCACAAATTAacatattttctatatattttcttttatacatATAGATTTAGCATTGTAAACAtatcatgtatttattttgttttgtttacaatgttacattttaaaataatgtaaaagaaatataaaaactcAAGTGCaagttttgtgtttatttgaacatGTAAGATTGCATAGATTGgttctttatatttatatttatatacatatacatatatacacacacacacaaacacatatatataatgtgtgtgtgtgtgtgtgtgtgtgtatgtgtatatatatatgtatgtatgtatatgtatgtatgtgtgtgtatgtatatgtatatatatatgcgcgtgcgcgcgcacacacacacacacacacatacatatatctTATTTTTTACATAGACATGTGCTAAATAAAAACTGCCCTCTCTCAGAATTAGAGTAATTTAACCATCATATGGGAACTGTAGTCTTAGTACTAACCAGAATCAAAGATACAATTATATGTCCTGGCATCTTGTTAAAGAACGCATACatgttttgtcattgtttaaGTGGGTAACTGAGTTAAATGTTCGTCACTGTGACGTGCTTTCCTTCAATAATGATTCTCTGGATGTGTTGCTTGCTGTGATGTTACACCCCATTGCACTTGAAGAAACACTCTCCCTCTGCTGTAATTTCAGTTCACTACTAAGCTTTTAATCAATCAATATCCACCTCATCCTAAAGAGTTCTTGATTGATCAGTATCCCCCATCATTCTGAGCTTTTACCCCATTCTGCATTAATAGCACATTTCGTAATGAAATTACAGCCCAGAAAGTGAACACTCCATAAAAAGCTGCATTATAATGATAATTTTTATTGTACCATTTACAGGTTTCAAAAAGCACAATCAAGAgctatattaatttttttttgaataatttaattttaaagctaaaaaaacaacaacaataaaataggTCTCCTTTACAGATGGACAAAAATTACTACTTGTTACACTTGTTACTCACCATCTTGATATTTTGCTGAAGATATGAGACAACTTTTTATACAAGGCAAAAAGAAattaatgcaaacagacatTAATCTAAACGTAAGAAAGGTATTAATCTTCAAGCAACAGTGGTATAAATAATTATCAAAGCACAAGGCCAGTGGTTTGAACCAGGTTCTGGAAGGAGCAAGAAATGAGTTTGGCATAAAAGCAGCCAAGGTGTTTCAGAAAACCACAGAAACTTACTGTGAGGTATGATGGTAGATCTGGGATGATTTTGGCCTGTTTTGTATCCAAAGTTCTTTAAAATATGCCATATATAAAAAGGTGCACAGTGTGCTAAATGCATGGGTGCCagttattgtatttttgtttgcttaagcTAGCATCACtgaaagtgcatttattttcataGTAAGATCAAGTTAATAAACAAGGAATTTTTTcctaatttatttttgcatggcTGCCAGTGATCCTGCAtttcacaacaacaaaaaaatctacattacttcaaaacattttcctttaagGATCTTAGTACTGAAGAAGTGTTCTATAAATGTTCTATATTTAACAGCCGTAGCCTGTTATTGTATTTCTggtgctgaatgtgtgtgctgcatttCTGATTGGTTTAATAGTGACTGCGCTCCTAAAGAAGAAGCTCCTCAAGCGAAGAGTGACAGCGCCGCCCGCAGGCTGTGGGACCTCAGTGCCTCCATGGTAGAAATGGCATGAAGACCAACTCCACACACAACTCCAAACCTTTACATCTTCATTCCAGTTCTCCAGACCAGTGTATATCTATTGAATGCTATGACTATATCAATTTAATAACAATCAAGCAACATATGCCTAATGAAAAATTAACTACAAGTCTGTGTGAAAGGGCTTAAAGGAATGGTTCAGCAAAAAATGTACTTTGATGTGTTATGGATTGTGTTGGGTAAAAAgattttttcccttttgaaacTCCAATAGATTATATGCTTAATGCATGTGCTAAATAAGAAACACTAGTTAGAACTGTGATGTGTGTTCTGTTAATTTGCCCTGTGCCTTACAATTTATCCCTATTTTATTATGAAGTGTTTgcgttttcctttttttttcctttttcactctGGATGCTTTGGAATTTGATCTGCGGTATTGTTTGACTTCCTTAGGGATTTTGCTTATAGGTTCAGATGATAACACAGCTGATAATAAAGGTTAGTTAATTGCCACATATTAACTTCCATACTGTACACTAAAGTGTGCTTCAGTAATGTTTTGCATTGTAAGTCCAAAATGTTAACACATCATCTGAGAGTACACAGTGAGCAGATAACATAATGAATcctaaatgttttcttatcaaagtttttttttgctcaaTAGATCAGTTGTTTAAATCAGGTATATTAAACTCCTGTCTGGCAGGGACCCAGTCCTACACAGTCTGGTACCTTTGGACTTTATACCCCTGAAGGAGCTGAAACTGTCACCGAGAATGGTAAAGTGTGTCTTCTGGCTGCCATGCCATAGTGCAGGCTCTTGGCTCTGGTTGTCAGAGCACATGCTTGTTCCCCAGGGGACCTGGACTTGAGGCTGGTGTGGTTATTGCCCTCTTCCTTTGCTGCTGTCTGATTCAGCTTATTTGCAAAATGCGTCAAGAACTACGAGCAGGGAAACCACAGAACTTCAAAGGGCTACATTCCTGCAGGAGCTGAATTTGACATTAGTTTGCAAAGGATAATTGGAGTGTAACTATATGAATTGCACATtcagtaatataaatatatattgtgttaatgtttgtaTTAACCCATTGTTTTAGTTTTATCGAAGTGTATGATGAACTGTATACAGTATGCAAAAGTGGAATGTTGCATCATTTACAACATCCTGCTTTGTCCTGTCAGTTTGTACAATACTGGTCTGCCCTGCTGGAGAACATAAAGCCATATCTAGTTCATCCCTGATCCCTAATGCTCTGAGGGAGcatttatatacacagagatatcaaattataattatatatatatatatattcaacaGTGCTGTGCAATGCATAAACCGAATAGCCGATCTACATACCTCCCAACAAATAAAATACGCAAAGAAATTACACAGGATGTTAAATG
It encodes the following:
- the tmed3 gene encoding transmembrane emp24 domain-containing protein 3: MQRVGLLIVTLYAALIGGTELTFELPDNEKQCFYEDLEEGAKFDIDFQVIAGGNYDVDCFVTDPMNNVLYEEQRKQYDSFSHTAALKGVYKVCFSNEFSTFSHKTVYLDFRAGEDTPLLPDMNRATALTQMESACLSIHEILKVVADSQTWYRLREAQDRLRAEDLNERVSFWSIGETIILFVVSLGQVLMLKSFFNDKKTNVATST
- the si:ch211-107o10.3 gene encoding retinol dehydrogenase 11 isoform X1 codes for the protein MMQNYVKIVQEFVEEQRVGIACALVAGVGVLALQRWKAGGVCRSKACLNGKTVLITGANTGIGKETAVDIAKRGARVILACRDLDRAHAAAEDIRKRSGNNDVVVKKLELASLQSVRALAKDIHEHEDRLDILINNAGIMMCPKWKTEDGFEMQFGVNHLGHFLLTNLLLDKLKKSAPSRIVNVSSCAHEKGQIYFDDINLDKDYDPLKSYQQSKLANVLFSRELAARLKGTGVCVYSLHPGVVNTELGRYLFSTMALWKIILFKPLFLILKSPWQGAQTTIYCAVDEGLQNTTGLYYSDCAPKEEAPQAKSDSAARRLWDLSASMVEMA
- the si:ch211-107o10.3 gene encoding retinol dehydrogenase 12 isoform X3, producing the protein MMQNYVKIVQEFVEEQRVGIACALVAGVGVLALQRWKAGGVCRSKACLNGKTVLITGANTGIGKETAVDIAKRGIMMCPKWKTEDGFEMQFGVNHLGHFLLTNLLLDKLKKSAPSRIVNVSSCAHEKGQIYFDDINLDKDYDPLKSYQQSKLANVLFSRELAARLKGTGVCVYSLHPGVVNTELGRYLFSTMALWKIILFKPLFLILKSPWQGAQTTIYCAVDEGLQNTTGLYYSDCAPKEEAPQAKSDSAARRLWDLSASMVEMA
- the si:ch211-107o10.3 gene encoding retinol dehydrogenase 13 isoform X2; protein product: MVTHSFKASVGVLALQRWKAGGVCRSKACLNGKTVLITGANTGIGKETAVDIAKRGARVILACRDLDRAHAAAEDIRKRSGNNDVVVKKLELASLQSVRALAKDIHEHEDRLDILINNAGIMMCPKWKTEDGFEMQFGVNHLGHFLLTNLLLDKLKKSAPSRIVNVSSCAHEKGQIYFDDINLDKDYDPLKSYQQSKLANVLFSRELAARLKGTGVCVYSLHPGVVNTELGRYLFSTMALWKIILFKPLFLILKSPWQGAQTTIYCAVDEGLQNTTGLYYSDCAPKEEAPQAKSDSAARRLWDLSASMVEMA